The Desulfovibrio sp. G11 region CCGTACATCTGCCGCAGGCGGCTTTTGGCTGCCGCAAAACGGCAAGCCAGAGCAAGCACCGGAGCAATGTGTTGAGAGTTGTTTTGACGGCTGCGGCAGGCGCCCGTCACAGAAGCCTAACGCGAAGCCGCCGTCAACGGTTCTGGGGGTGAAACAGGTAGTCTCACTGTCTGTTTTGTGGTCATGTGCCGCAGTGAACGCCCAGGTTTTTTGAGAGCATATATTCGCGAACGCAGAGAACCCTAACGCTGTTCTGCCAGGGCCTGGCAATGCAGGTCGCGCAGTTTTTTTGCTGAAAGCTTTCCCTTGTCGCGCCAGTCTTCGGGCAGTTTTACAGTAAGCAGAACGGCCAGGTGTGCCAGGGCAACGGTGCTGACGGGGCTGCCCCGATCCGCATCCACCAGCCGCCAGAAAGAGGAATCAAGGTCTGTCGCATGAACGCGCCAGAGCAGATCGCGTCTCGTGCCGGGCCGCAGATCCGCATACATGCCGCCTTTCATATGCTCGGCGGCGGCCAGTGTTCCGGCCCTGGCAAAACGCGCGGGCATACGCAGGCGGCGGGCCAGCCCCGCAGCCAGGGCAACGCCGCGCTGCTCATGGCCGTAGTGGTGCGGCAGCAGCGCAGGATCTGTCCGGATTTTGCCGAGATCGTGGCAAAGGGCCATCCAGGCTGCTACGGGATCTCCGGTCACAAGATCCATAATGCGCAGACTGTGTCCCAGAACAGAATTGCTGTGCCAGCGCCTTGGTCCGGCGGGTATGCCTGCAGCGGTTGCCAGCTCCGTGAACCAGGGGGTCAGGGCATGGCCCTGGGCCAGCACCCGGAAAAAACGCGCAGGAGCTGGCGCTGCAAGAGCCTTGAGGGTTTCGCGTCCCACACGTTCCGCGGGTAGTGCGGCAAGTGTTTGAGCAGAAAGGGCGCGCATCTGCTCAAAAGCACTCCGGTCAATGCGCCAGCCGGGCCATGCCGCGGCAAAGCGCGCCAGCCGGAATATGCGAGTGGGGTCTGCCGCAAAGGCCGCAGGCGAGGCGGGGCGCAGTATCTGCTGCCGCAGGTCCTCAAGGGCCTGCGGGTGCATGTGCAGCCTGCCCACGTTGTCGAGCGCCAGGGCATTGATGGTAAGGTCGCGGGCCGCAAGATCTTCTTCGATGTCTCCGCCGCGCAGGGGCATACATTCCCTGCCGCGCCACAGGCAGACATGCACACTTTTGCCCACGAGCCTGGCATCCGGATGGCGGGCCAGAAAATTTTTCATGCTGCCGGTAAAGGCGAAGTCCAGTTCCACGGGCGTACGCCCGAGCAGCATGTCGCGCACAGCGCCGCCAACGAGGTAGAGTTCCATGGCTGAAGTATGCCATAGCCAGACATGTGAGGGAAGCGCCAACCCTGCTTCGCCACTGCTTTTTCACGAACCGTCGATCTGGCGGTTCGGCTGCCTGGGATCCTGCCTTGATACGGCCATGCACATGGCTGCCGCAGGGCGTCTGGCCCCCTGGGACAGTGTGCAGTGCGCCGCACAGACAGCCGGGCGGGGGCAGTTGCGCCGCACCTGGCACTCGCCGCCGGGTAATGTTTACGCGGCGTTGCGCCTGCCGCTGGAGGCGCCTTTTGACGGTTCGGCGGCGGCCCCGGCCGCGGCCTTTCTGCTGGCGGGCAGCCTGCGGCTTCTTGGCTGGCCCGTACTGCTCAAGTGGCCCAACGATATTGTGCTGGTGGGCAGGGATGATCAACCCCGCAAGCTGGCGGGCATTCTGCTTGAAGAGCGCGGGGGAGTGCTGCTGGCGGGCATGGGCATCAATGTGACTTTTGCGCCGCCCGCGGCGGCCCTGCGGGCCGGAGCCGCTATGGAGGCCACCTGTCTGGACCGGCCCCCCGGGGGAGCAGGGGGGGGGTATATTTCTACAGCTGAAGCCATATGGCAACAGCTTGTAAAGCGCATGTATTCGGCATATATTCACTGCCACTCTTTTTCCGGACAGTGGAAAAACCACGCTGATGGTATTTTGCTCTGGCGTGGAAAAAATGTGGAGCTGCGCGACGATGGGCGTAGTGTGCGCGGCTGGCTGGCGGGTCTTGGTCCGGCAGGCGGCCTTTGTCTTAACCATAACGGGCGGCTTGAGGAATTTTTCAGCGGGAGCCTTCTGCTTACCGGCAGAGCAGCAGTAAAGGGTTAAAGGGCATGGCCAACAAGACATTCTCGGAAGTGCAGGATTTTCTGAAGGGCAAGGTAATACTGGTTGCCAACCGGGGCATTCCGGCCCGGCGGATTTGCCGTTCCATTCGCGAGCGATTTGACGCCGTAGCGGCCATGACAGCGACTGATGTGGACAAAACCGCTCCTGCGGCCTCTACCGCCCAGGAACTGGTTTTGCTTGGTGCGGACCCCCGCGCCTACCTTGATATCGACAACATCATCGCCAAGGCCAAACAGCGGGGCGTGGTGGGCATCCATCCCGGCTGGGGTTTTGCTTCTGAAGACACGCGCTTTCCCGCGCGGTGCAAGGAGGCGGGCATCACCTTTATCGGGGCCACGGCCGAGGCCATGAATCTGCTCGGCAACAAGGTGCAGGCGCGTGAGGTGGCGCGCAAGCTTGGCATTCCCGTTGTACCTGGTTCAGACGGCGCGGTGGACATCCCCACTGCCAGGCAGCTTATCAGTGAAATAGGCCTGCCCATCATGCTCAAGGCCGAGGGCGGCGGCGGCGGACGCGGCATTTTTGCCATTCATAATGAGGCCGAGCTTGAAGACGCCTTTTTCAAGGCTTCCACCATGGCTCAGGCTTCTTTCGGCAACCCGCGCCTTTTCGTGGAAAAATTTCTTGCCGATGTGCGCCATATTGAAATTCAGGTCATTGCCGACATGTACGGCAATGTCTTTGCTTTTGACGAGCGTGACTGCACAGTGCAGCGTAACCACCAGAAACTTATTGAAATCACGCCTTCGCCCTGGCCGGGCATGACCCGAAATCTGCGCGAGCGCCTCAAGGACTACTCCCGCCGTCTGGTGCGGGCTGTGGGCTATCACAGCCTTGCCACGGTGGAATTTCTGGTTACCCCCGACGGCACGCCGTATCTTATTGAAGTCAATACCCGCCTCCAGGTAGAGCACGGCATCACCGAATGCCGCTACGGCATTGACCTTGTGGAAGAGCAGATCGCCGTGGCTTTTGGCGCGGAACTGCGCTATCGCGAGGAAAACCTGCGGCCTTCCTACTGCGCCATGCAAGTGCGCATCAACTGTGAAAATCCGCAGAACAGCTTTGCTCCCAACTCGGGCCTGATTTCGCGCTACGTATCGCCCGGCGGCCCCGGTGTGCGGCTGGACTCGAACATCAGCGCCGGGTACGAGTTTCCCGCCAACTATGACTCGGCAGGTGCTTTGCTCATCTCCTACGCCCATGACTGGGAAAAGACCCTGGGCATTATGGAGCGCGCGCTCAGCGAGTATGTCATCGGCGGTATCAAGACGACCATTCCGTTCTACCGTCAGGTCATAAAAAATCCCCTGTTCCGCCAGGGCAACATCAATACCAACTTTATCGCGGATCATCCGGAGCTTATGGTCTACACAGACCTGGCCCCGGAGGGCGAGCGCCTTTCCAAGCTGGTGGCCGAAATATCCGCCAAGGGCTACAACCCGTACGTCCAGCTTGGCGAATACCGCTCCGATACCACGCCCTGTCTTGGTCCCTTCGAGCCGGTATTGCCTGCCATCACATCTGCCCAGCGACGGCAGCCTTCGCCCTATCCGCAGGGCGACCGTCTGGCCACGCTGGATTATATCCGTGATTCTGGGCTGGTACATTTTACCGACACCACGCCGCGCGACTTTACCCAATCCAACTCGGGCAACCGCTTCCGCCTGGCGGAAGACCGGCTCATAGGCCCGTATCTGGACAATGTGGGCTATTTTTCCATTGAAAACGGCGGTGGGGCGCATTTTCATGTGGCGATGCTGGCCAACATGACTTATCCCTTCACCGAGGCGAAGGAATGGAACCG contains the following coding sequences:
- a CDS encoding biotin--[acetyl-CoA-carboxylase] ligase yields the protein MAEVCHSQTCEGSANPASPLLFHEPSIWRFGCLGSCLDTAMHMAAAGRLAPWDSVQCAAQTAGRGQLRRTWHSPPGNVYAALRLPLEAPFDGSAAAPAAAFLLAGSLRLLGWPVLLKWPNDIVLVGRDDQPRKLAGILLEERGGVLLAGMGINVTFAPPAAALRAGAAMEATCLDRPPGGAGGGYISTAEAIWQQLVKRMYSAYIHCHSFSGQWKNHADGILLWRGKNVELRDDGRSVRGWLAGLGPAGGLCLNHNGRLEEFFSGSLLLTGRAAVKG
- a CDS encoding polynucleotide adenylyltransferase, producing MELYLVGGAVRDMLLGRTPVELDFAFTGSMKNFLARHPDARLVGKSVHVCLWRGRECMPLRGGDIEEDLAARDLTINALALDNVGRLHMHPQALEDLRQQILRPASPAAFAADPTRIFRLARFAAAWPGWRIDRSAFEQMRALSAQTLAALPAERVGRETLKALAAPAPARFFRVLAQGHALTPWFTELATAAGIPAGPRRWHSNSVLGHSLRIMDLVTGDPVAAWMALCHDLGKIRTDPALLPHHYGHEQRGVALAAGLARRLRMPARFARAGTLAAAEHMKGGMYADLRPGTRRDLLWRVHATDLDSSFWRLVDADRGSPVSTVALAHLAVLLTVKLPEDWRDKGKLSAKKLRDLHCQALAEQR